The Cytophagales bacterium DNA window TAATTCCGCTAAAACCCTGACAGTATATATCAATACAATAACAATCACAAGTAACAAACCCATTATCCAGGATAAGGGGTTAAGAATAAACGTCAAAATAAGATCGTTTCCTTTTGAGCTATCTTGTATATTATTATTGGCACTTTCTGTAGTTTCTTGATTGTCAGTCATTTCATTGCCCGATAAAGTTACCGTTTCAACTGTGGATGAACTTTGTTGACTGCTGCTGTTAATGTACGCAAGCAGAGCGGTTATTTCTTCATCAGCAAGTGGTTGGTCGGGCATTACGATCATATTGTTCTC harbors:
- a CDS encoding cytochrome c is translated as MIPVKFLIISTALLLLSKENYSQVDGEMIFMENCIACHTIGGGQLVGPDLAGVQSRHDEQWLKDFIKSSQTMIQAGDEKAVTLFNENNMIVMPDQPLADEEITALLAYINSSSQQSSSTVETVTLSGNEMTDNQETTESANNNIQDSSKGNDLILTFILNPLSWIMGLLLVIVIVLIYTVRVLAELNIRTKRYGQRR